In a single window of the Paenibacillus sp. MMS20-IR301 genome:
- the rsgA gene encoding ribosome small subunit-dependent GTPase A — MIDLTTYGYTQIEDPPSGLLPGRITELRRERFTVITGRGEVTAVLKGTFYHKAEAREDFPCVGDFVLLRHNGSGDSLIVTLLPRRSKFSRADYSGHAAGYTKTILEQVVATNFDYVFILSSLNSDFNVTRIMRYLTQARQSGGQPVVILTKADLIGDSSDLLAEVRHSMPDVPVHAVCSHTGQGLNELASYLLPGKTAVFLGMSGVGKSSLLNALMDRRVMTVNTIREDDSRGRHTTTHRQLCMLPSGAMVIDTPGMRELGLYAAEEGIHAEFSDVEQWFTQCRFHDCRHQSEPGCAVLAALAGGSLPRERWERYLAQQQESKFVRNKTKKNGGYVK, encoded by the coding sequence ATGATTGATTTGACAACCTATGGCTACACCCAAATAGAAGACCCCCCCTCCGGCTTATTACCCGGCAGAATTACGGAGCTGCGGAGGGAACGCTTCACGGTTATAACCGGGCGGGGCGAAGTAACGGCTGTGCTCAAAGGCACGTTCTACCACAAAGCAGAAGCGCGGGAGGACTTTCCGTGCGTCGGCGATTTCGTCCTGCTGCGTCATAACGGGAGCGGGGATTCGCTCATCGTCACCCTGCTCCCCCGCCGCTCCAAGTTCTCACGCGCGGATTACTCAGGCCATGCAGCCGGCTATACCAAAACCATTCTGGAGCAGGTCGTCGCTACCAACTTTGATTATGTATTTATCCTTTCATCGCTGAATTCGGATTTCAATGTCACCCGTATCATGCGCTATCTGACACAGGCCAGGCAGAGCGGCGGACAGCCGGTCGTCATTCTCACCAAGGCTGATCTTATCGGAGACAGCAGTGACCTGCTCGCAGAAGTAAGGCACAGCATGCCTGATGTGCCGGTTCACGCGGTATGCAGCCATACCGGACAAGGGCTGAACGAGCTCGCCTCCTATCTGCTGCCCGGTAAAACAGCCGTTTTCCTCGGCATGTCAGGTGTCGGTAAATCCTCGTTGCTTAATGCGCTCATGGACCGCAGGGTCATGACAGTTAACACCATCCGTGAAGACGACAGCAGGGGACGGCATACGACAACACACCGCCAGCTCTGCATGCTTCCCTCCGGTGCAATGGTCATCGATACGCCCGGTATGCGCGAGCTTGGGCTTTATGCTGCCGAGGAGGGCATACACGCAGAATTCAGCGATGTGGAGCAATGGTTTACACAGTGCCGGTTTCATGATTGCCGCCATCAGAGCGAGCCAGGCTGTGCCGTTCTCGCTGCTCTTGCCGGCGGATCCTTGCCGCGCGAACGATGGGAGCGTTATCTTGCCCAGCAGCAGGAGAGTAAGTTCGTCCGGAACAAAACAAAGAAAAATGGAGGTTATGTGAAATGA
- a CDS encoding aminoglycoside phosphotransferase family protein, with amino-acid sequence MNIQTQTLTHALSQLFKTKIVSADSEALSLQGGTVANVYLVSGNAESAGGESFPYRIVLKIQKKWERYSDPGSWRREYDLYSSELGATFTDTFRWPVCYHAELNDDETEFQLWLEYVSGVSGLDLTGDMYEQASLELGRYQGKLLAEQPALLQSLTNLSQPDFMKNDYLHYRSWPAVYNYLRSEACEFPQHVRDMLIGLDEHAEEIFSRIEQLPLVLCHRDFWVTNLFYADGTIRLLDWDTSGWGYPGEDLASLLADEADIEHMAEYYKRCIPAYYKGFSEYSDALPAAHCVHEMMLIKFGYRLVDGYLHAEGAEAKSQNLHTLQKIYEMKSV; translated from the coding sequence ATGAATATCCAAACGCAAACGCTGACCCATGCTTTAAGCCAGCTTTTCAAAACTAAAATCGTCTCTGCTGACAGTGAGGCTCTGTCTTTACAAGGCGGGACTGTAGCCAATGTGTACCTCGTATCCGGAAATGCGGAATCGGCCGGCGGGGAGAGCTTCCCGTACCGCATCGTTCTGAAAATCCAGAAGAAATGGGAGCGTTACAGCGACCCTGGTTCATGGCGCCGGGAATACGATCTCTACTCGTCTGAGCTGGGAGCGACCTTCACGGACACCTTCCGCTGGCCGGTATGCTATCACGCTGAACTCAATGACGACGAAACTGAATTCCAGCTGTGGCTGGAATATGTCAGCGGCGTATCCGGCCTGGACCTGACCGGTGACATGTATGAGCAGGCCTCGCTGGAGCTGGGACGGTATCAAGGCAAATTGCTTGCAGAGCAGCCTGCCTTGCTGCAGAGCCTGACCAATCTGAGTCAGCCTGATTTCATGAAAAATGACTATCTGCATTACAGATCATGGCCTGCCGTTTACAATTATCTCCGCTCGGAGGCATGCGAATTCCCGCAGCATGTGCGGGATATGCTTATCGGTCTCGATGAGCACGCAGAAGAGATATTCTCCCGGATTGAACAATTGCCTCTTGTATTATGCCACCGGGATTTCTGGGTAACTAACCTGTTCTATGCAGACGGAACAATCCGTCTCCTGGACTGGGACACCAGCGGCTGGGGCTACCCGGGCGAGGATCTCGCCAGCCTGCTTGCAGATGAAGCGGATATTGAGCATATGGCGGAATACTACAAGCGCTGTATCCCCGCCTATTACAAAGGATTCTCAGAATATAGTGATGCGCTTCCCGCCGCTCACTGCGTCCATGAGATGATGCTCATTAAATTCGGGTACAGGCTTGTCGATGGATATCTGCACGCAGAAGGCGCGGAAGCGAAATCACAGAATCTGCATACGCTCCAGAAAATTTATGAGATGAAATCTGTCTAA
- the guaA gene encoding glutamine-hydrolyzing GMP synthase, with product MNKPNEIIVVLDFGGQYNQLIARRIRDLGVYSELLPYNTPVEKIKSLSPKGIVFSGGPSSVYAEDAPHVDPAIYDLGLPIFGICYGMQLMAQQQGGKVERAAKREYGKADVEFAPGSVLAAGLESSQTVWMSHGDHVVELPEGFKLDAGTESAPIAAMSNDARKFFAVQFHPEVRHSVNGNEMISNFLYEVCGCEGKWTMESFIDDAVKDIRDKVGDKKVLCALSGGVDSSVVAMLIHRAIGDQLTCMFIDHGLLRKGEAESVMETFVGKFDIHVVKIDARDRFLGKLAGVSDPEQKRKIIGNEFIYCFDEESAKLGDFAFLAQGTLYTDIVESGTATAQTIKSHHNVGGLPEDMKFSLIEPLNTLFKDEVRKLGEELGMPHAIVWRQPFPGPGLAIRVLGEVTEEKLTIVRDSDYILREEIAKAGLDREIWQYFTALPNMKSVGVMGDERTYSYTVGIRAVTSIDGMTADWARIPWDVLEKISVRIVNEVDNVNRIVYDITSKPPATIEWE from the coding sequence ATGAACAAGCCAAATGAAATAATCGTTGTTCTGGATTTCGGGGGACAGTATAACCAGCTTATCGCGCGCAGAATCCGGGACCTGGGGGTATACAGCGAGCTTCTGCCGTACAATACTCCAGTAGAGAAGATCAAGTCATTGTCGCCGAAGGGAATTGTATTCTCAGGCGGACCAAGCAGCGTATATGCCGAGGATGCACCGCATGTGGATCCGGCGATTTATGACCTGGGGCTTCCGATCTTCGGAATCTGCTACGGGATGCAGCTCATGGCTCAGCAGCAGGGCGGCAAGGTAGAACGGGCAGCTAAACGGGAGTACGGTAAAGCGGATGTTGAATTCGCGCCGGGCTCGGTGCTTGCAGCGGGTCTTGAGAGCAGCCAGACCGTATGGATGAGCCACGGGGACCATGTCGTGGAGCTTCCGGAAGGCTTCAAGCTGGATGCAGGCACAGAGAGTGCTCCAATCGCAGCGATGAGCAATGATGCACGCAAATTCTTTGCGGTCCAGTTCCACCCTGAGGTACGCCACTCTGTGAACGGGAATGAGATGATCTCGAACTTCCTGTATGAGGTCTGCGGCTGCGAGGGCAAATGGACGATGGAGTCGTTTATCGATGATGCGGTCAAGGATATCCGCGACAAAGTCGGCGACAAAAAGGTGCTGTGCGCACTTAGCGGGGGTGTCGATTCCTCCGTTGTGGCTATGCTGATTCACCGGGCCATCGGCGACCAGCTGACCTGTATGTTCATTGACCACGGCCTGTTGCGTAAAGGTGAGGCAGAGAGCGTAATGGAGACCTTTGTCGGCAAATTCGATATCCATGTAGTCAAAATCGACGCCCGTGACCGCTTCCTCGGCAAGCTGGCCGGCGTATCCGACCCCGAACAGAAACGTAAGATCATCGGCAATGAGTTCATTTACTGCTTCGACGAAGAATCGGCCAAGCTGGGTGACTTCGCATTCCTGGCGCAGGGCACACTCTATACAGATATCGTAGAGAGCGGAACAGCGACAGCTCAGACCATCAAGTCGCACCACAATGTAGGCGGATTGCCTGAAGATATGAAATTCAGCCTGATCGAGCCGCTGAATACCCTGTTCAAGGATGAGGTCCGCAAGCTGGGTGAAGAGCTCGGTATGCCGCATGCCATTGTGTGGCGCCAGCCGTTCCCGGGTCCGGGTCTGGCGATCCGTGTACTCGGTGAAGTTACTGAAGAGAAGCTGACGATCGTCCGGGATTCCGACTACATTCTGCGTGAGGAAATTGCCAAAGCCGGTCTGGACCGCGAAATCTGGCAATATTTCACCGCCTTGCCTAACATGAAGAGCGTTGGCGTTATGGGCGATGAGCGTACGTATTCCTACACCGTAGGTATCCGTGCGGTTACTTCCATCGACGGCATGACCGCTGACTGGGCGCGTATCCCTTGGGATGTGCTGGAGAAAATCTCCGTCCGCATCGTCAACGAAGTCGATAACGTTAACCGGATCGTGTACGACATTACTTCGAAACCGCCAGCGACTATCGAGTGGGAATAG